A part of Thermotoga petrophila RKU-1 genomic DNA contains:
- a CDS encoding SIS domain-containing protein has product MSKTLKEITDQKNELKEFFGNFVLNLEKTEIFSEIQKNLTDEVLFVGCGSSYNLALTISNYFERVLKIRTKAIPAGEVAFQKVPDLKEEGLAFLFSRTGNTTEVLLANDVLRKRNYRTVGITIEEESRLAKESDLPLVFPVREEAIVMTKSFSMILLSLMFLADKIAGNSTERFSELVGYSPEFFDISWKVIEKIDLKEHDHFVFLGMSEFFGVSLESALKCIEMSLTFSEAYSTLEYRHGPKALVKKGTLVFMQKVSGMDEQEKRLRKELESLGATVLEVGEGGDIPVSNDWRSAFLRTVPAQILGYQKAISRGISPDKPPHLEKTVVL; this is encoded by the coding sequence ATGAGCAAAACGCTGAAAGAGATCACAGACCAGAAAAACGAGTTGAAGGAGTTCTTTGGGAATTTTGTTCTGAATCTGGAAAAAACGGAAATATTCAGTGAAATACAGAAGAATCTGACCGATGAAGTGCTCTTTGTGGGATGTGGGAGTTCGTACAACCTCGCTCTCACCATCTCCAATTATTTTGAGAGAGTGTTAAAGATAAGAACGAAGGCGATTCCAGCAGGTGAAGTGGCTTTCCAGAAGGTTCCAGATCTCAAGGAGGAAGGACTGGCCTTTCTTTTCTCGAGAACCGGGAACACAACGGAGGTACTTCTCGCAAACGATGTTCTGAGGAAACGAAACTACAGAACAGTAGGGATCACTATAGAAGAAGAATCGAGACTCGCAAAAGAGAGTGATCTTCCACTCGTGTTTCCCGTACGAGAAGAAGCGATCGTGATGACGAAGTCTTTCAGTATGATCCTGCTCTCTTTGATGTTTCTTGCGGACAAGATAGCCGGAAATTCAACGGAGAGGTTCTCAGAACTCGTTGGGTATTCGCCCGAGTTCTTCGATATCTCCTGGAAAGTGATTGAAAAGATCGATCTGAAAGAACACGATCACTTCGTGTTTCTTGGCATGTCAGAGTTTTTTGGAGTTAGCCTTGAATCGGCTTTAAAATGTATCGAGATGTCGCTCACTTTCTCGGAGGCGTATTCAACGCTTGAATACAGACACGGTCCAAAGGCTCTGGTGAAAAAAGGCACCCTCGTTTTCATGCAAAAAGTGTCGGGAATGGATGAACAGGAGAAGCGCTTGAGAAAAGAACTCGAGTCACTCGGTGCCACCGTTCTGGAAGTAGGGGAAGGTGGAGATATCCCGGTGAGCAACGACTGGAGATCTGCCTTTTTGAGAACTGTTCCCGCTCAGATTCTCGGGTACCAGAAGGCGATTTCCCGGGGTATCTCACCAGACAAGCCACCTCATTTGGAAAAGACCGTTGTTCTGTGA
- a CDS encoding carbohydrate ABC transporter permease, translating to MPKIRKILTYVVLVLFSILSVWPFYWIAKTSFEAGGNVYKYPPSLIPYPATFSNYVGAWKTVKLGNYYLNTIIIAGFGTLLNVLFSLMVAYPLARIDFKGKQLVLFLILLPMMIPVQNTLIVNYLTLRKLSLLNTYTGVILPQAVTIFGIFMMRQAYLSVPKSFEDAARIDGAGELYIWWRIITPLIKPDIATLVVFQVITWWDNFLWPLIVLSDSNKYPLSVALVYLNSTFQVNFRYTAAGIVLAILPVVVLFIFAQRYIINAIAGGVKY from the coding sequence ATGCCTAAGATCAGAAAGATCTTGACTTATGTGGTCCTTGTTCTTTTTTCGATTCTTTCAGTGTGGCCGTTTTACTGGATTGCAAAGACCTCTTTCGAGGCAGGGGGCAACGTGTACAAGTATCCACCGAGTCTCATTCCGTACCCGGCAACCTTTTCAAACTACGTTGGGGCATGGAAAACGGTGAAGCTTGGAAATTACTATCTGAACACGATTATAATAGCGGGTTTTGGCACACTTTTGAACGTGCTTTTCTCGCTGATGGTGGCCTATCCTCTCGCCAGAATAGACTTCAAAGGGAAACAGCTGGTGCTCTTTCTGATTCTTCTTCCAATGATGATTCCAGTTCAGAACACCCTGATAGTCAACTACCTCACCCTCAGAAAGCTCAGTCTTCTGAACACCTACACCGGGGTGATTCTCCCCCAGGCTGTTACGATCTTCGGTATATTCATGATGAGACAGGCTTATTTGAGTGTTCCGAAGAGCTTCGAAGACGCTGCAAGGATAGATGGTGCCGGAGAACTCTACATATGGTGGAGGATAATCACACCTCTGATAAAACCAGATATTGCCACTCTCGTTGTGTTCCAGGTGATCACCTGGTGGGACAATTTCCTGTGGCCTCTCATAGTTCTGTCCGATTCCAACAAGTATCCTCTCTCTGTGGCACTCGTTTATCTGAACAGCACTTTTCAGGTGAATTTCAGATACACCGCAGCCGGAATCGTTCTGGCAATACTTCCTGTTGTGGTACTGTTCATCTTCGCTCAGAGGTACATAATAAACGCTATTGCCGGTGGCGTGAAATACTGA